The Malus domestica chromosome 06, GDT2T_hap1 genome has a segment encoding these proteins:
- the LOC103409595 gene encoding SPX domain-containing membrane protein At4g22990: MVAFGKKLKERQVQEWKGYYINYKLMKKKVRHYSQQIKVGAIDRRHVLKDFSRMLDNQIETIVLFLLEQQGLLASRIAKLGEQHDALLQQPDISKIFELREAYRQVGRDLLKLLFFVEVNAIGLRKILKKFDKRFGYRFTDYYVKTRANHPYSQLQQVFKHVGIGAVVGAVSRNLHELQDRQGSYLSIYDQPALPLQDPVIDSVKAAVDRLTNSTNFLNFLGQHALILQEDMLPEQVDDQRYHFMSLVLNLVNTFLYMVNTYIIVPTADDYSMSLGAAATVCGVVIGAMAVAQVFSSVYFSAWSNRSYFKPLVFSSIVLFVGNTLYALAYDLNSIWVLLIGRLFCGLGSARAVNRRYISDCVPLKIRMQASAAFVSASALGMACGPALAGLLQTHFKIYKLTFNQDTLPGWVMAIAWLLYLIWLWISFREPAREDEVSSVQEGSNSRTAVNDALEKGLNQPLLISAEDKREDEDGDQDIDESEEAPEESRRPATSIRSAYRLLTPSVKVQLLIYFMLKYAMEILLSESSVVTTYYFSWNTSKVAIFLACLGLTVLPVNILVGSYISNMFEDRLILLVSEIVVCIGIVMSFHMFNPYSVIQYVSSGLIMFVSAEVLEGVNLSLLSRVMSSRLSRGTYNGGLLSTEAGTLARVVADATITLAGYLGESRLLNITLLPSLVICVSSIIATCYTYNSLY, from the exons ATGGTTGCCTTTGGGAAAAAGCTAAAGGAAAGACAAGTTCAAGAATGGAAGGG GTATTACATCAATTATAAACTTATGAAGAAAAAAGTAAGACACTATTCTCAACAAATTAAAGTTGGAGCAATAGACCGGAGGCATGTCCTAAAGGACTTTTCAAGGATGCTGGATAATCAG ATTGAGACTATTGTCCTTTTCCTGTTGGAACAACAAGGACTACTTGCAAGCAGGATAGCCAAACTTGGAGAACAACATGATGCTCTTCTGCAGCAACCTGATATATCCAAAATATTTGAACTACGAGAAGCTTATAGACAAGTGGGCCGTGATCTTCTGAAGCTTCTCTTTTTTGTTGAGGTGAATGCCATTGGTCTGCGTAAGATATTGAAGAAGTTCGATAAACGCTTTGGATATAGATTCACCGACTACTATGTCAAAACTCGTGCGAATCATCCTTACTCACAGCTCCAGCAAGTGTTTAAGCATGTG GGCATAGGGGCTGTTGTAGGAGCTGTATCTCGCAATCTTCATGAACTTCAGGACCGACAAGGAAGCTACTTATCAATATATGATCAGCCTGCTCTTCCCCTCCAG GATCCTGTTATTGATTCAGTAAAAGCAGCTGTGGACAGGTTAACCAATTCAACAAACTTTCTGAACTTTTTGGGGCAACATGCACTTATTCTGCAAGAAGATATGCTGCCTGAACAAGTTGATGATCAGAGATACCACTTTATGTCACTTGTCTTGAACTTAGTGAACACGTTCCTTTACATGGTCAATACATATATTATTGTTCCTACAGCAGATGACTACTCCATGAGCCTTGGTGCTGCAGCGACAGTTTGTGGTGTTGTGATTGGAGCAATGGCTGTTGCACAGGTGTTTTCTTCAGTGTATTTTAGTGCATGGTCAAATCGGTCATACTTCAAGCCTCTTGTATTTAGCAGTATTGTTCTTTTTGTGGGAAACACCCTGTATGCTCTGGCTTATGATCTTAATTCGATATGGGTACTGTTGATTGGTCGTCTTTTCTGTGG GCTGGGTTCTGCAAGAGCTGTTAACAGGCGTTATATTAGTGATTGTGTACCTCTGAAAATCCGCATGCAGGCGTCAGCAGCTTTTGTTAGTGCTAGTGCCCTTGGAATGGCATGTGGTCCTGCTCTTGCTGGCTTACTTCAAACTCATTTCAAGATTTACAAGCTTACATTCAATCAAGACACTTTGCCTGGTTGGGTTATGGCTATAGCCTGGCTTCTATACTTAATATGGCTGTGGATCTCATTTAGAGAACCTGCTCGTGAAGATGAAGTGAGTTCTGTACAAGAAGGATCCAATAGCA GAACAGCAGTAAACGATGCACTCGAGAAAGGTCTTAATCAACCATTGCTCATTAGTGCTGAAGACAAgagagaagatgaagatggtgaCCAAGATAttgatgaaagtgaagaagcTCCTGAGGAATCTCGTCGACCAGCCACTTCAATTCGATCCGCATATCGACTACTTACACCCTCTGTAAAG GTTCAATTGTTGATATATTTCATGCTCAAGTATGCTATGGAGATTTTACTTTCAGAATCTAGTGTTGTTACGACATACTACTTTAGCTGGAATACTAGCAAAGTCGCAATTTTTCTGGCGTGTCTTGGATTAACCGTTCTTCCAGTAAATATTCTTGTTGGGAGCTACATTAGCAACATGTTTGAAGACAG GCTAATTTTATTAGTATCTGAAATAGTGGTTTGCATAGGCATAGTTATGAGCTTCCATATGTTCAATCCGTACTCTGTGATACAATACGTCAGCTCAGGGCTCATCATGTTTGTTTCGGCTGAAGTACTTGAAG GTGTCAACTTGTCACTTCTCTCGAGGGTTATGTCATCGAGGCTTTCCCGTGGAACATACAATGGTGGATTACTTTCAACAGAAGCTGGGACACTCGCTCGAGTAGTTGCAGATGCCACCATAACTCTGGCCGGATACTTGGGAGAAAGTAGGCTCTTGAACATCACCTTGCTTCCGTCCCTCGTGATTTGCGTTTCTTCCATTATTGCCACCTGCTACACATACAACTCTCTCTATTGA